The nucleotide sequence GTCTCGATGAGGTCGCCCTCGTGGATGTCGTTGAAGGAGCCGAGCCCGATACCGCACTCGTAGCCCTCGCGGACCTCGGTCGCGTCGTCCTTGAACCGGCGCAGCGAGTCGATGGTGAGGTTGTCCGCCACGACGCTGCCGTCCCGGACGAGCCGGGCCTTGGAGTTGCGTCGGATGGTGCCCTTGGTGATGTAGGCACCGGCGATGTTGCCCCACTTGGAGGAGCGGTACACCTCGCGGATCTCGGCGGTGCCGAGCTCCACCTCCTCGTACTCCGGCTTGAGCATGCCCTTGAGCGCGCTCTCGACCTCGTCGATGGCGTTGTAGATCACCGAGTAGAACTTCATCTCGACGCCCTCGCGGTCGGCCAGCTCCGTCACGCGCTCGGCGGGACGGACGTTGAAGCCGATGATGATCGCGTTGTCCACGGTCGCCAGGTTGACGTCGTTCTGGGTGATCGCGCCGACGCCGCGGTGGATGACCCGCAGCTGGACCTCCTCGCCCACGTCGATCTTGAGCAGCGAGTCCTCGAGCGCCTCCACGGCACCGGACACGTCGCCCTTGATGATGAGGTTGAGCGTGTCGATCTTGCCGGCGGCCACGGCCTCGTCGAAGGACTCGAGCGTGATCCGCTTGCGGCGCTTGGCGAGCAGGGCGTTGCGGTCCGCCGCCTGGCGCTTCTCGGCGATCTGGCGTGCGGTGCGCTCCTCCGGGGTGGAGAGGAACGTGTCGCCCGCCCGGGGCACCGAGTCGAGGCCCAGCACCTGCACGGGACGCGAGGGACCCGCCTCCTCGACGGACTGCCCGTTCTCGTCGAACATGGCGCGCACCCGGCCGTACGCGGCACCGGCGACGATCGCGTCGCCGACGTGCAGCGTGCCGGACTGGACGAGCACGGTCGAGACCGCACCGCGGCCCTTGTCCAGGTTCGCCTCGATGGCCACGCCGCGGGCGTCCTTGTTCGGGTTCGCCGAGAGCTCGAGCGCGCCGTCCGCGGTCAGCACGATCGCGTCCAGCAGGTCGTCGATGTTGAGGTTCTGGCGCGCGGAGACGTCGACGAACATGGTGTCGCCGCCGTACTCCTCGGGGACCAGGCCGTACTCGGTGAGCTGGCCGCGGATCTTCTCCGGGTTCGCGTCGGGCTTGTCGATCTTGTTCACCGCGACCACGATCGGCACGCCGGCGGCCTGGGCGTGGTTGAGCGCCTCGACCGTCTGCGGCATGACGCCGTCGTCCGCGGCGACCACGAGCACGGCGATGTCCGTCACCTGGGCACCACGGGCACGCATGGCGGTGAACGCCTCGTGGCCCGGGGTGTCGATGAACGTGATCTGCCGCTCCTGGCCGTCGACCTCGGTGTCGATCTGGTAGGCGCCGATGTGCTGGGTGATGCCACCGGCCTCCCCCTCGATCACCTTCGTGTTGCGGATCGCGTCGAGCAGGCGGGTCTTGCCGTGGTCGACGTGGCCCATGACGGTGACGACCGGCGGGCGCGCCTCCAGGACGTCCTCGCCCTCGGCCGCGGCCTCGGCCTCCAGGTCGATGTCGAAGGACTCGAAGAGCTCGCGCTCCTCGTCCTCCGGGGAGACGACCTGGATCCGGTACCCGAGCTCCGCGCCCAGCAGCTGGAAGGTCTCCTCGTCGAGGGACTGCGTCTGCGTGGCCATCTCGCCGAGGTGGATGAGCACCGTGACGAGGGAGGCCGGGTTCGCGTTGATCTTCTCGGCGAAGTCCGTGAGGGACGCGCCGCGCCGCAGGCGGACGACCGTGGTGCCGTCGCCGTGGGGCACGGAGACGCCGCCGACGGACGGGGCCTTCATCTGCTCGAGCTCCTGGCGCTTCGCCCGCTTCGACTTGCGCTGCTTGCCGCGGGCACCGCCGCGCCCGAAGGCGCCCTGGGTGCCGCCGCGGCCGCCGCGGCCGGGGCCGCCGCCGGGACGGGAGAACCCGCCCCCGCCGCCGCCGGGACCGCCGCGGCGGGGACCTGCGCCGCCGCCGGCCGGCCGGGAGCCGATCGGGGCCACGCCGGTGGTGTGCCCGGGCATCATGTTCGGGCTGGGGCGTGCGCCGCCGGGGCGGGGACCGCCCTGGGGCCGCGGGCCGCCCTGGCCCTGCGGACGGGGACCGCCCTGACCCTGGCCCTGCGGGCGGGGACCGCCCTGGCCCTGGCCCTGGGGACGCGGTCCGCCCTGGCGCTCGGGACGGCCCGAGCGCATGCCCTGCTGGGCGGCGAACGGGTTGTTGCCCGGACGCGGACCCGCCGGGCGGGGAGCACCGGGGCGCGGCGCGGCCGAGCCCGGACGGGGCGCGGTGCCACCGGGACGCGGCGCGGCGGAGCCCGGACGGGGCGCTCCGCTGCGGCCCATGCCCTGCTGGCTGGCGAACGGGTTGTTGCCCGGGCGCGGGCCCGGGGCGGGGGTCCTGGCGCCCGGGGCCGCCGGGCGCTGCGGCGCGGACCGCTCCGGGGTCGAGGACGGCTCGGCGGAGCGCTGCTCGGGCGCCTTCTCGGCCGGCCGCTGCTCGGCGGCCTTCTCGGGCGCGCGCTCCGGCGCCTTCTCGGCGGGCTTGGCGGCCGCCGGGCCCGGGGCGGGCGCGGAGGTGCCGGGCCGGGACGAGGCGCCGGGCTTGGACGCGGGCTTGCCGGCGGGCGCCGGGGCCGCCGGGGCGGACTTCTCCGCCCGGCCGGCGAGGGCGGAGCGCAGCTTCTTGGCGACGGGCGGCTCGACGGTCGAGGACGCGCCTCGGACGAACTCACCCAGGGTCTGAAGCGTGGAAATCGCTTCCTTGGACGTTATTCCGAGCTCTTTCGCGAGCTCGTGAACGCGGGGCTTGGCCACTTCTCTCCTGTCTCGGTCCGCACCGAAACAGGCACGAACCACTTATTTTCCGTTGAGGCTCCCGGAGCATCGGCCGTCGAGGACGGCGCGGGGTCGCGGGAGGCCGTTGGCAGAGCACAACGAAGCACTCATCGCTGGGCACTCATCGGTTTTCCATCGGTTCTCTGACTCGCTTTCCAGTTCTTCACCCGCGAACGGACGTGGTCACCGGTCCGGTCGGACCGCGCGGGCTGCCGTCCGGGGACGGCTGTGGTCGGCACTCGTGCGTCCGGTCGCCGGGGCTGCCCCCGTGGACAGCAGGGCGTCCAGTGCGGGGGCGACCGCCTCCGTGTCCACGACCGCCCGGAACGCGCGCCGGAAGGCGCGCCGGCGCAGGGCCGAGTCCAGGCACTCGTGGGAGGGGTGGAGCCAGGCTCCGCGACCGCCGAGGCGGCCGTCCCGGTCGACCACGGCCCGGAGGCCGCTGTCGGTCGGTTCGGTCACCACACGTACGAGCTGGTCAGGGTGTTCGGTGGTCCGGCATCCGATGCACGTGCGACGGGAGTCTGCACTCACTCGCTCGGTACTCCTCGTCTCGCGCCGGGACGTCGGGGACGTCCCGTGCGGGCCGGGAGCGGGCGCCGGACAGGGACCACCAACGATCTGACCGCTGTCCAGTCTATCCCGGGGACCGCCCTGGGCCGAAACCGGGGGCGCGCGGGATCCCGGGACCGCCCCGGGGCGGGGGCGCCGGTCCCGCCGCGGCGGGGCTCAGCGGCGCTCGGCGGCCTTCGACTCGGGCACGATGTCGATCTTCCAGCCCGTGAGCTTGGCGGCCAGGCGGGCGTTCTGGCCCTCCTTGCCGATGGCCAGGGACAGCTGGGTGTCGGGGACCACGGCGCGGGACGAGCGGGCCCGCTCGTCGAGCACGCTCACCCGGGACACCTTGGCCGGGGACAGGGCGTTGGCGATGCAGCGGGCGGGGTCGTCCGACCAGTCGACGATGTCGATCTTCTCGTCGTGCAGCTCGTTCATCACGGCGCGCACGCGGGAGCCCATCTCCCCGATGCAGGCGCCCTTGGCGTTGATCCCGGACTGGGTGGCGCGCACGGCGATCTTGGTGCGGTGGCCGGCCTCGCGGGCGATCGCCATGATCTCCACGGAGCCGTCGGCGATCTCCGGCACCTCCATCTCGAACAGGCGGCGCACCAGGTCCGGGTGGGACCGGGACAGCGTGATGGACGGGCCCTTCATGCCGCGCTTGACCTCCACGACGAAGGCGCGGATGCGCGCGCCGTGCGGGTACTTCTCGCCGGGGGCCTGCTCGTGCGGGGGCAGCACGCCCTCCACGGTGCCGAGGTCGACCTGGACCATGTGGGGGTTGTGCCCCTGCTGGATCTGCCCGGAGACGATCTCTCCCTCCCGGCCCTTGAAGTGGCCCAGGACGGCGTCGTCCTCGACGTCGCGCAGGCGCTGGAGGATGACCTGGCGGGCCGTGGAGGCGGCGATCCGCCCGAAGCCGGCCGGGGTGTCGTCGAACTCCCCGACCGCCTCGCCGTCCTCGTCCAGCTCGGGCGCCCAGATGGTGACGTGGCCGGTCCGGCGCTCGATCTCGGCGCGCGCTCCCGGCAGCGCGCCGGCGGTCTTGTGGTACGCCAGCAGGAGGGCCTGCTCGATGGTGGGGATGAGCAGGTCCACGGGGATGTCGCGCTCACGCTCCAGCAGTCGGAGGGTGCTCATATCGATGTCCATGTCCGGCCTTCCTCACCTGACGGCCCCGGGGACGGCGCAGCGCACCGTCGGGGATGACGGGGCGCCGCCACGGGTCGTGCTCGCGCACTCGTCGTCGCACTCGGTTGTCGTCGCACTGCGGACCGCGGCGCCGGTGGGCGCCGCGGCGTCAACGGCACATCTTACACTCGTGCCGAGTGTGGCCGGGTCCGTCAGTCCGTGAACTCGACCTCCACCCTGGCCCGGCGCACGGCCTCGAAGGCCCAGCGCTCCGGGTCGAGCAGCCGGGCCGGCATCCCCTTCTTCACCTGGTGGCTGCGCTGCAGGACCACGCCGTCCTGGCCGACCTCGAGCAGGCGGGCCGTGAACTTCTCGCCCTCCACCGGGGTGACCCGCACCAGCCGGCCGATCGAGCGGCGCCAGTGCCGCGGGGCCGCGAGCTCCCTCGTGGCCCCCGGGGAGGACACCTCCAGCTCGTAGGCCGAGCCCGGCACGGGGTCCGTGCGGTCGAGGAGCTCGGACACGGCCCGGGAGACCGCGGCGATCCGGTCGATGTCCACGCTGTCGGTGCTGTCCTCCGGCAGGTCCACGAGCACCTGCAGCACGAGCCCGGTGCCGGCGGGCTTCAGGGCGACGTGCTCCAGGACGAGCCCCGACTCCTCCACCGCGGGGCCGATCAGCTCGGCCAGCCGCTGGTCGTCGGGTCCGGGGGTGCTCTGCTCGCTCACGGGGTCTCCTCGTGCTGTCGGGACGTCGGGGTCGGTCCTGGAGATCCTATGATGAACGCGGCCCTCCGCCGTCCCCCGCCGCGTCCCCCAGGAGCCCCCGGTGACCGATCCCCGCACGCCCGTCCCCCGGGTGCTCCCGCTGGTGCTGGGGGTCCTGCTCGCCACCGGGGCGGCCGGGGCGTGGTGGCTGGACTCCGCCCGGCCGGTGCCCCCGGACGAGGTCGCGCGCGCCGAGGCGTGGCGGGGAACCGAGGCGCTGCTCGCGGCGCCCGCCCCGGCGCCCGCCGCCGCGTGGGCGGACGTGCGCGCCGACCTGGCCCGGCAGCTCGAGGCCCTCGGTCCCGCGCCCGACGACCGCACGAGCGCCGCCGCCCGGGCCGGGCGTCCCTCCCCCGCCGGCGGCACCGGCGGCGTCAGCCCCGGAGACGCCGGGGACGCCGGGGACGCCGCGGAACCGGGCGCCACGGCGTCCGCCGCGCTGCGGACGACGGCGACGGCCCTCGCCGGGGACGCCCTGGCCGCCGAGGACCCCGCCCTGGCGCGGGTGCTCGCCGCGGCGGCGGTCTCGCGGGCCACGGCGGCCCGGCAGCTCGCGGTCCCGCAGGGCCCGGCGCCGCAGGTCCCGGCTCCGGCCGGCGCCGACCTGTGCGACGCCGCCGGGGATCCGGCCCCCGGCGGGACGACCGCTCCCGGGGCCGTCCTGTGGTCGGCGCTGGACCGCGCCGGCTACGCCTTCGAGGCGCTGGCCGCCCGCACCGGGACGGCCCCGGACGCCGCCGCCCCTGACGTTGCCGCCCCGGCCGGTGCCGTCCCCGCCGAGCTGGCGGCCCGGGCGCGGGCGGACGTCGAGGAGCTCCTGGGGTCCCCGTCCGCCCGGCGGGTGCTCGCGGCGGACCCGGGGCTGCCGGCGGGCGCCTACGTCCTGCCCGAGGACGTGCGGGAGCACCCCGGCCGGGTCGCGGACACGGCGGCGCGGGACGTGCAGGATGCCGCCGCGCACGTGCTGGCCCGCGGGGACGCCGGCGACCGGTGCTGGGCGCTCGTGGCGCTCGAGCGCGCGACCGGGCTGCGCGCCGCGCTCACGGGGGAGGTCGACGCCCTGCCCGGCGTGGTCCGGGACGACCCGCCGCAGTGACCTCCCGCCCGGTGGGGCGGCTCAGGCTCCCCGCAGCACGTCGACGCCCAGCTTGAGGATGAGCAGCGAGACCACGGTGAGGAACACCACCCGGATGAAGCGGCTGCCGCGGGCCACCGCGGTGCGCGCCCCGAGGTAGCCGCCCAGCATGTTGGACAGCCCCAGGACGAGACCCAGGCCCCACAGCACCGACCCGTGGCCGAAGAAGAACACGAGCGCGCCCACGTTGGTCGCGAGATTGACGATCTTCGCCTTGGCGCTGGCGGCCAGGAAGCTGTAGCCCAGCAGCGTGATCATGGCGATGACCAGGAACGAGCCGGTGCCCGGGCCCATCACGCCGTCGTAGAAGCCGATGACGGTGCCGATCACCATCGCGGTGCCGTAGTGCCGCGCCCCGCTGTGGCGCAGCTCGGTGAGCTGCCCCACGGTGGGCCGGGCCACGGTGAACAGGAGCACGGCCACCAGCGCGGCGAGGATGATCGGGCGGAACACCGCCTCGGGCAGGGACGCGGCCAG is from Kocuria rosea and encodes:
- the infB gene encoding translation initiation factor IF-2, translating into MAKPRVHELAKELGITSKEAISTLQTLGEFVRGASSTVEPPVAKKLRSALAGRAEKSAPAAPAPAGKPASKPGASSRPGTSAPAPGPAAAKPAEKAPERAPEKAAEQRPAEKAPEQRSAEPSSTPERSAPQRPAAPGARTPAPGPRPGNNPFASQQGMGRSGAPRPGSAAPRPGGTAPRPGSAAPRPGAPRPAGPRPGNNPFAAQQGMRSGRPERQGGPRPQGQGQGGPRPQGQGQGGPRPQGQGGPRPQGGPRPGGARPSPNMMPGHTTGVAPIGSRPAGGGAGPRRGGPGGGGGGFSRPGGGPGRGGRGGTQGAFGRGGARGKQRKSKRAKRQELEQMKAPSVGGVSVPHGDGTTVVRLRRGASLTDFAEKINANPASLVTVLIHLGEMATQTQSLDEETFQLLGAELGYRIQVVSPEDEERELFESFDIDLEAEAAAEGEDVLEARPPVVTVMGHVDHGKTRLLDAIRNTKVIEGEAGGITQHIGAYQIDTEVDGQERQITFIDTPGHEAFTAMRARGAQVTDIAVLVVAADDGVMPQTVEALNHAQAAGVPIVVAVNKIDKPDANPEKIRGQLTEYGLVPEEYGGDTMFVDVSARQNLNIDDLLDAIVLTADGALELSANPNKDARGVAIEANLDKGRGAVSTVLVQSGTLHVGDAIVAGAAYGRVRAMFDENGQSVEEAGPSRPVQVLGLDSVPRAGDTFLSTPEERTARQIAEKRQAADRNALLAKRRKRITLESFDEAVAAGKIDTLNLIIKGDVSGAVEALEDSLLKIDVGEEVQLRVIHRGVGAITQNDVNLATVDNAIIIGFNVRPAERVTELADREGVEMKFYSVIYNAIDEVESALKGMLKPEYEEVELGTAEIREVYRSSKWGNIAGAYITKGTIRRNSKARLVRDGSVVADNLTIDSLRRFKDDATEVREGYECGIGLGSFNDIHEGDLIETWEMREKPRA
- a CDS encoding DUF448 domain-containing protein, whose product is MTEPTDSGLRAVVDRDGRLGGRGAWLHPSHECLDSALRRRAFRRAFRAVVDTEAVAPALDALLSTGAAPATGRTSADHSRPRTAARAVRPDR
- the nusA gene encoding transcription termination factor NusA, with translation MDIDMSTLRLLERERDIPVDLLIPTIEQALLLAYHKTAGALPGARAEIERRTGHVTIWAPELDEDGEAVGEFDDTPAGFGRIAASTARQVILQRLRDVEDDAVLGHFKGREGEIVSGQIQQGHNPHMVQVDLGTVEGVLPPHEQAPGEKYPHGARIRAFVVEVKRGMKGPSITLSRSHPDLVRRLFEMEVPEIADGSVEIMAIAREAGHRTKIAVRATQSGINAKGACIGEMGSRVRAVMNELHDEKIDIVDWSDDPARCIANALSPAKVSRVSVLDERARSSRAVVPDTQLSLAIGKEGQNARLAAKLTGWKIDIVPESKAAERR
- the rimP gene encoding ribosome maturation factor RimP, with product MSEQSTPGPDDQRLAELIGPAVEESGLVLEHVALKPAGTGLVLQVLVDLPEDSTDSVDIDRIAAVSRAVSELLDRTDPVPGSAYELEVSSPGATRELAAPRHWRRSIGRLVRVTPVEGEKFTARLLEVGQDGVVLQRSHQVKKGMPARLLDPERWAFEAVRRARVEVEFTD
- a CDS encoding TSUP family transporter, with product MDPGVVALLVAAGLAAGFVDAVVGGGGLLQLPVVLMVPGISPVQALATNKMGSVFGTATSALTFYRRTSPDLRTALPMAGVALLGSFGGAALAASLPEAVFRPIILAALVAVLLFTVARPTVGQLTELRHSGARHYGTAMVIGTVIGFYDGVMGPGTGSFLVIAMITLLGYSFLAASAKAKIVNLATNVGALVFFFGHGSVLWGLGLVLGLSNMLGGYLGARTAVARGSRFIRVVFLTVVSLLILKLGVDVLRGA